A window of Cystobacter fuscus DSM 2262 genomic DNA:
GCAATGCGCAGTCCACGCCCTCCCGCACGAGGTCGACGGCGCGGTCCCCGGTGCCAACCTCCACGTCGATTCGCGGATAGCGCTCGTGGAAATCGGGCAGCGCCGGGATGACGACGTGCGCCGCCATGCCCGCGACCATGTGGATCCGCACCTTGCCCCGGAGCTTGCCCGCGCCCTGCGCCAGCTCCGCCTCCGCGTCCTCCACCTCCGCGAGGACGCGCGTACAGCGCCGGTAGTAGAGCTGTCCCTCGGGGGTCGCGCTCACCTCGCGCGTCGTGCGGTGCAGCAGCCGGGCGCCGAGCCTCGACTCCAGTTGCTGCACCGCGAGCGTGACGGTCGCGCGCGGCAACCCCAGGTCCGTCGCCGCCTTCGTGAAGCTGCCCAACTCGACAATGCGCGTGAAGACACGCATCGCGTCGAAACGGTCCATTCACCTCGCCCTTCGCGTCAAGTGCCCGTCCAGTGTTCTCCGCTCGGGGACCCACGTCCCGCCGGGCGTGGGTCCTCCTTTCTGCCCCGCGTCCGTCAATCGCAGTGCTGGACGTCCTCGGTGACCGTGCCGTTGCGCGTGGAGATGGAGCGGTCGTAGCAGGCGCCGCGCTCCCCGGTCAGCCGGTAGCGCTGGGTGGAGGTGCCCACCGCGTTGCGCTGCGCACGCGGTACTCCATAGTTGTAGGCGGCCTCGCCGGTATAGAGGTCACTCAGCGCCCGGTGCTCCAGCGTGAGCGGCCACCGGGTGGTGCGCGCGTCCTCCTCGTCGTGCAGGGAGATGGTCGTGGTGAGCCGGTTCTCCGGCGACACGCTGATGCGCCCATCGAGCGTGAAGCGCTTGTCGGACCGGCTCACGGTCGGGATGAGGCCGCGGTCGAAGACCGTGACGGTGCTGGAGTCGCTCCAGGTCGCGGTGAGTGCATCCGGGTTCTCCTGCTCTCCCAGCCAGCGGTGCATGCTCTCGTTGGACACCGACTGCTCGACGGTCGTCACCACCGGGCCGTGCGAGGTCCACAGGAAACCGGAGACGCGCAGGCGGTGGCCGCCCCGTGTGTCCAGTTGGTTCCAGCCGTCCACCAGCGCGTGCGTCGAGTCGTTGGTCTGCGCACCGAGCCGATGCTCGGTCAGCTCGCCAGTGACGCGCTTGCTCCGCGCGTCGCGCCAGACGAACACGTGGGTCGGCAGGTCCCAGCCCGGGCGGCCTTCGGGAACACCCAGCACCCGCACCGCGAGCTGGTGCGGCTGGCCGTCGGTCAGCCCTCCGACGAACGGGGTCAGGTCATAGCGGATGGGGCGGATGTCGAAGGCGCGCGGCGCCGGCAGCACGTACCACAGGAAGGGGTTGGACCAGCCGCCCGTGTAGACATGCGGGAAGGGCATGGCGATACCGGCCACCTTGCCATCCACCTCGATCCGCACCTCGCGGTACGGGCCCGAGTCGGCGGGGCAGGAGTAGGGCACCACCGTGGGCACGGTGAAGTACCAGAACTCCTCGCAGCCTCCGCCCGAGCCGGTCGCGTACACCTCGGCGACGAGCCGCTCGGTGTTGGCGGGCACCGTCACCTCTCCCACCAGCGCGCTGCCCTCACGGCGCGGGTTGGCCAGGGGCAGCACGTCGCTCGCGGTGTCGGCCGGCTTGTAGCGGCCCTTCGCCTGGTAGAAGGTCAGGTACACCTGCACGTCCAGCACGCCGGTGTAGGTCTCGTTGACCACGTTGCCAATCAGCATCCAGATGGGCTGGGGCCGGGAGAGCAGCGGGGCGTAGGCGGTGACGTCCTTCTCCACCGACCAGGTGATGCCGTCCCGGGAGGGCTCGGGCGTGGACGTCTTGAAGATCGTGACCCCACCCACCTCCAGGTGACCGAGCCGATCGTACTGGACGCCCTGGACCTTGCCTTCCATGCGCAGCACCACCTTGTTCCAGGGCCCGGGGCAGTCCGCGGGCGGAGTGAAGGTGCTGGTGTAGGGGGTGAAGTCGTCGAACTTCTCGTCGACGATCTTCACCGTGCACGACGTCGTCGCTGGCTTCTCCACCGCGGGGGCGGCGGTGCGCGGGTCGTCCCAATCCGTACCGAACTCGGGGGGCGGCTCGGCGGCCCGGGCGGAGCTCATCGCTCCGAGCGCGAGGCCCGTTGCCATGAGGAGGGCGGGGAGACGATTCATGGTGTTCTCCAGGAAGGCAGGGAAAGCCTGGAGAGAGTAGGACTCATGGGCGCCGGGGGCAATGACACTTACAGCACGTCCTCGATACGGATGGGCAGGTGACGGATGCGGCGCCCGGTGGCGTGGTGGATGGCGTTGACGATCGCGGGGGCTACCCCGACCATCACCACCTCGCCCAGCCCCTTGACGCCCAGCTCGTTGATGAGCGGATCCGGCTCGTCGATGAACTCCGCTTCGAGTGAGCCAATGTCCGCGTGGACGGGAATCGCGTACTCCGCGAGGTCGGCGTTGAGGAAGCCCCCGTAGCGGGGATCCACCTCGCTCTCCTCGCGCAGCGCCGCGCCGAGGCCCCAGATGACGCCGCCGAAGACCTGGCTGCGCGCCGTGCGGGGGCTGATGACCCGGCCACAGTCCAGCACGCTCACGACACGCGGCACGCGGATCCGCCGGGTGCGCGGCTCGATCCGCACCTCGACGAAGTGGGCGCAGTAACTGAAGGAGACGTAGTCGGGATAGACCGGGCCGACGGCCGAGGGGAGTCCCTGGGACACACGGTCGAAGATCGCCTCGGGCTGGCCGGGCGCGCGGTGCCGTGCCTCGACCTCGAGGAACGGCTTGCCGGCCTCTCGCAGGATCTGCTGGGGCGTGCGGCCAGCGGGTCCGTTCCCCTCGAGCTGTCGCAGTTCCTTCATCAGGTTCACGGCCGCCTGGTGCACGGCCGGTAGCGCCGTGGCGGTGCCCCAGGAGCCCGCGGTGAGGTGCTGGGGCAGGCTCCCGGTATTCCCGACGGAAACGGTCACCGTCTCGGGCGGGACGCCGAGCTCCGCCGCGACGGTGGCCGCGATGGCCGTGCGGATGCCCTGGCCCATTTCGTGTCCACCGACGCTCACGTGGATTCCGCCCGCATCGGTCACGCGCAGCCGCGCGATGGCCGGCGCGGTCGCCGCCTTGTAGGCCCCGATGGCGACGCCCCATCCGACGAGGGTGCCATCGGCCAGACTCATCGAGCCCGGAGTGGGGGTCCGCTTCTCCCAGCCGAACCGCGCGGCGCCCCTCTTCAGGCACTCCGCGACATGCCGGGACGACAACGGCCGGCCGGTCAATGCATCCACCGACGTGTCGTTGGCGATGCGGAGCGCAACCGGGTCCATCCCGAGCTTGTACGCCAGCTCGTCGACGGCGGTTTCGAAGGCACACGCGGCGATGTGCTCGAAGGGGGCTCGCGCGTAGCCCGGTGTCTGGATGTCGTTGCGGATCAGGCGTTCGTAGCCACGGAAGTTCGCGATGCCGTACAGGCGCGAGGTCACCTCCGCGTAGGACAGGGGGAAGAGGTCATGGCGCGAGGT
This region includes:
- a CDS encoding peptide-N4-asparagine amidase → MNRLPALLMATGLALGAMSSARAAEPPPEFGTDWDDPRTAAPAVEKPATTSCTVKIVDEKFDDFTPYTSTFTPPADCPGPWNKVVLRMEGKVQGVQYDRLGHLEVGGVTIFKTSTPEPSRDGITWSVEKDVTAYAPLLSRPQPIWMLIGNVVNETYTGVLDVQVYLTFYQAKGRYKPADTASDVLPLANPRREGSALVGEVTVPANTERLVAEVYATGSGGGCEEFWYFTVPTVVPYSCPADSGPYREVRIEVDGKVAGIAMPFPHVYTGGWSNPFLWYVLPAPRAFDIRPIRYDLTPFVGGLTDGQPHQLAVRVLGVPEGRPGWDLPTHVFVWRDARSKRVTGELTEHRLGAQTNDSTHALVDGWNQLDTRGGHRLRVSGFLWTSHGPVVTTVEQSVSNESMHRWLGEQENPDALTATWSDSSTVTVFDRGLIPTVSRSDKRFTLDGRISVSPENRLTTTISLHDEEDARTTRWPLTLEHRALSDLYTGEAAYNYGVPRAQRNAVGTSTQRYRLTGERGACYDRSISTRNGTVTEDVQHCD
- a CDS encoding xanthine dehydrogenase family protein molybdopterin-binding subunit, which produces MNARGSHPDIPRVDARDKVRGATRYAADHVGPGLAHAWLAVATIGRGRLTSLDTEAALAVPGVRRVLTHLDTAGMRSAGFLMSGGYSVQSLQPLLDTAIAHRGQPIALVVADTLEAAREGAALVRATYEQESISVTLDAPGAEILPQADSPLPKPAYADKVVGDADGALASAAVRVDATFRGPPQHQNPMELLTTVAEWSDGTLTVCEPTQNAEAVRHGLARVFGLSPDKIKVFSPTVGGGFGQKNAMQAHTPLVALAARELGRPVKLVLTRGQIYNIASFRPASRHTVRLGAEVSGHMVAAVYEADHQTSRHDLFPLSYAEVTSRLYGIANFRGYERLIRNDIQTPGYARAPFEHIAACAFETAVDELAYKLGMDPVALRIANDTSVDALTGRPLSSRHVAECLKRGAARFGWEKRTPTPGSMSLADGTLVGWGVAIGAYKAATAPAIARLRVTDAGGIHVSVGGHEMGQGIRTAIAATVAAELGVPPETVTVSVGNTGSLPQHLTAGSWGTATALPAVHQAAVNLMKELRQLEGNGPAGRTPQQILREAGKPFLEVEARHRAPGQPEAIFDRVSQGLPSAVGPVYPDYVSFSYCAHFVEVRIEPRTRRIRVPRVVSVLDCGRVISPRTARSQVFGGVIWGLGAALREESEVDPRYGGFLNADLAEYAIPVHADIGSLEAEFIDEPDPLINELGVKGLGEVVMVGVAPAIVNAIHHATGRRIRHLPIRIEDVL